One stretch of Mangifera indica cultivar Alphonso chromosome 9, CATAS_Mindica_2.1, whole genome shotgun sequence DNA includes these proteins:
- the LOC123225190 gene encoding cysteine proteinase inhibitor-like → MATVGRAREIDGTANTIEIDSLARFAVDEHNKKQNSMLQFGKVVKSKQQVVSGTVYHITLEASEGDKKNVYEAKVWEKPWLQYKELQDFKLLDDASA, encoded by the exons ATGGCTACCGTCGGTCGTGCTCGTGAAATTGATGGAACTGCTAACACTATTGAGATCGATAGCCTCGCGCGTTTCGCCGTTGATGAGCATAACAAGAAACAG AATTCGATGCTGCAGTTTGGTAAAGTGGTGAAATCGAAGCAGCAGGTGGTTTCTGGGacagtgtatcatataactcttgaGGCGAGTGAGGGAGACAAGAAAAATGTTTATGAAGCGAAAGTTTGGGAGAAGCCTTGGTTACAATACAAGGAGTTGCAGGATTTTAAGCTTCTTGATGATGCTTCTGCTTAA
- the LOC123224895 gene encoding elongation factor 1-beta-like: MAFTFSDLHTESGLKSLDDYLPGKTYISGDTITKDDIKVYGAVLEKPGSSFPNASKWYECVSAHLAPYFPGKAVGVRVGGKGAPVEAAAAKDNAGDDDDDLDLFGDETEEDKKAAEEREAAKAKSAKKKESGKSSVLLDVKPWDDETDMKKLEEAVRSVEMPGLLWGASKLVPVGYGIKKMQIMLTIVDDLVSVDSLIEEHLTVEPCNEYVQSCDIVAFNKI; encoded by the exons ATGGCCTTCACTTTCTCAGATCTCCACACTGAATCAGGCCTCAAGTCTCTCGACGACTATCTCCCCggaaaaacttatatttctgG GGATACGATTACAAAGGATGACATCAAGGTGTACGGTGCCGTTTTAGAGAAGCCGGGGAGCTCCTTCCCCAATGCCAGCAAGTGGTACGAATGCGTCTCTGCGCATCTCGCCCCATa CTTCCCTGGAAAAGCAGTTGGTGTGAGAGTTGGTGGCAAAGGTGCTCCAGTTGAAGCCGCTGCGGCCAAG GATAATGCTGGAGATGACGATGATGATTTGGATCTTTTCGGAGATGAGACAGAGGAGGATAAGAAGGCAGCGGAGGAGAGGGAGGCAGCTAAAGCCAAATCTgccaagaagaaagaaa GTGGGAAATCTTCTGTTCTGTTGGATGTGAAACCTTGGGATGATGAGACAGACATGAAGAAGCTTGAAGAGGCTGTTAGGAGTGTTGAGATGCCTGGTCTCTTGTGGGGAGCAT CAAAACTGGTTCCAGTTGGTTATGGGATTAAGAAGATGCAGATCATGCTTACAATTGTTGATGACCTTGTTTCTGTGGATTCACTCATTGAGGAACATCTCACAGTTGAGCCATGCAATGAATATGTGCAGAGTTGTGACATTGTTGCCTTcaacaaaatctaa
- the LOC123225106 gene encoding pentatricopeptide repeat-containing protein At4g14170, whose amino-acid sequence MHRNKSSFISYYFSLLHSSPNSTHLRHLHARLLRTSLYNNVILTSKLVLMYSKHHKLYSYSLPLFFHMPHRNIFSWNIILREFSRSNYPHKSLQLFHHMWEQSNVRPDDFTLPLVLRACASLGDLKLGLSVHGLCLKLGFRRSLFVASALVFLYVSFGKIFYAREVFDEMHDKDIVLWTAILAGYAQHGEPILALQVFQEMVRSGVELDDVVMVSLLLACTQLGWLKHGKSVHSWCLRRYSLGLGLNLGNAVIDMYVKCSKLSYGNIVFDNMNEKDVISWSSLILGYGLSGSVNIALELFDRMCEEGVKPNDVTFLGVLSACAHGGLLEKARLYFKMMEDSDVKAELKHYASLVDCLARAGLLKEAEKFIEEMPVEPDAALLGAILAGCRLHNDIEVGERIAKKLIRLQPEKAGYYVLLSNIYAATGRFDKAEKVRIFMKEINVSKVPGCSLIESKSSFVFPTR is encoded by the coding sequence ATGCACAGGAACAAATCCAGTTTCATTTCCTACTACTTTTCACTTCTTCATTCATCCCCAAATTCTACGCATCTCCGCCACCTCCATGCTCGCTTACTTCGAACTTCTCTTTACAACAATGTCATCTTAACTTCCAAGCTGGTTTTGATGTACTCTAAACATCACAAACTCTACTCTTACTCTCTCCCCCTCTTCTTTCACATGCCCCACAGGAACATCTTCTCTTGGAATATAATTCTTCGCGAGTTTTCTCGCTCTAATTATCCCCACAAATCCCTGCAATTGTTTCACCATATGTGGGAACAATCAAATGTTCGACCCGATGACTTCACTCTCCCTCTCGTTCTAAGAGCATGTGCAAGTTTAGGAGACCTAAAATTAGGCCTTTCGGTTCATGGGTTGTGTCTCAAATTGGGGTTTAGAAGGAGTTTGTTTGTTGCTTCTGCTTTGGTATTCTTATACGTTTCTTTTGGGAAGATCTTTTATGCGAGAGAAGTGTTTGACGAAATGCATGATAAAGATATAGTTCTTTGGACTGCCATTTTGGCTGGATATGCTCAACACGGGGAACCCATTTTGGCTTTACAAGTTTTCCAGGAGATGGTTCGTTCAGGAGTTGAGCTAGATGACGTGGTCATGGTGAGCTTGCTGCTGGCGTGTACTCAATTGGGATGGTTGAAGCACGGGAAAAGTGTTCATTCTTGGTGTTTGAGGAGGTACTCTTTAGGATTGGGATTAAACTTAGGCAATGCTGTGATTGATATGTATGTAAAATGTTCGAAATTAAGTTATGGGAATATAGTTTTTGATAATATGAATGAAAAAGATGTGATTTCTTGGAGCTCTTTGATTTTGGGATATGGATTGAGTGGAAGTGTAAATATTGCTTTGGAGCTTTTTGATCGGATGTGCGAGGAAGGGGTTAAACCCAATGATGTTACATTTCTTGGCGTTTTGTCAGCTTGTGCTCATGGTGGATTGTTGGAGAAAGCGCGTTTGTACTTTAAAATGATGGAAGATTCAGATGTGAAGGCTGAATTGAAACATTACGCCAGTTTGGTTGATTGCTTGGCAAGAGCAGGGCTTTTGAAGGAGGCTGAGAAGTTTATTGAAGAAATGCCAGTGGAACCAGATGCAGCTTTGCTTGGTGCTATTCTAGCTGGGTGCCGACTTCACAATGATATTGAGGTTGGTGAACGCATTGCCAAGAAATTAATAAGGTTGCAACCAGAAAAAGCTGGATATTACGTGCTTTTGTCAAACATATATGCAGCCACGGGGAGATTTGACAAGGCTGAGAAGGTGAGGATCTTCATGAAAGAAATAAATGTCTCTAAGGTACCTGGTTGTAGTTTGATTGAATCAAAGAGTAGTTTTGTTTTTCCCACAAGATAG